The following coding sequences are from one Gossypium hirsutum isolate 1008001.06 chromosome A12, Gossypium_hirsutum_v2.1, whole genome shotgun sequence window:
- the LOC121210955 gene encoding uncharacterized protein has translation MKNKATGLLKQLIAGLTTMAKAKTMALKSKTKAIKARLVIFSLLQNRKFLMSSFSEKLNALMGHNDKISKELEDDDCGDQQVQAIVLYNSNNAMWLPSTAETKYDDQEEEEEEYGDGDGDDGEAEAEAEEKYPDLTHSLFESGEMELGDPGSSVIDIVKNSKTDKGEEFRLEDEIDRVADLFIKRFHRQMRLQKQLSLKRRQEMMETSL, from the coding sequence ATGAAGAACAAAGCAACTGGGTTGTTGAAGCAGTTAATAGCAGGTTTAACCACAATGGCTAAGGCCAAAACCATGGCTTTAAAGAGCAAAACAAAAGCCATCAAGGCTCGCCTCGTCATTTTCTCCTTGCTTCAAAACAGGAAGTTTTTGATGAGCTCATTCTCCGAGAAGCTGAATGCTTTGATGGGGCACAATGATAAAATCTCCAAAGAACTAGAAGATGATGATTGTGGAGATCAGCAAGTCCAAGCAATCGTTCTTTACAATAGTAATAATGCCATGTGGCTTCCAAGTACAGCAGAGACCAAGTATGATgatcaagaagaagaagaagaagagtatggtgatggtgatggtgatgatGGGGAGGCGGAGGCGGAGGCGGAAGAAAAATACCCGGACCTTACTCACTCGCTGTTCGAGTCGGGGGAAATGGAGTTGGGGGATCCAGGAAGTTCGGTGATAGATATAGTGAAGAACTCAAAAACAGATAAAGGGGAGGAGTTTAGGTTGGAAGACGAGATAGACCGAGTAGCTGACTTGTTCATAAAAAGGTTCCATCGACAAATGAGACTGCAGAAGCAGCTTTCTTTGAAGAGACGTCAAGAAATGATGGAGACGAGCCTCTAA